Proteins found in one Prochlorothrix hollandica PCC 9006 = CALU 1027 genomic segment:
- a CDS encoding glycosyltransferase family 4 protein has translation MHIAWLGKKSPFCGNVTYGREVTNALLDRGHRVSFLHFAHGEDPTGELGARETNPNLALEPSLTCEGGTCGEVSIPCLYKSQIYTIPSPRSSRVLTEALHRLNPDVVHASLTLSPLDFRLPDICEELGLPLVATFHPPFDHKLRNLTSGTQHLTYQLYAPALARYDRVIVFSEIQRDLLIRLGMGSDRLQVIPNGVDVSRYCPGPATLKEDLGVDRLFVYQGRIAPEKNVESLLKAWKSLNFPPSCRLLIVGDGPLKASLELFYGSEDQGITWWGFEASDRRRIEILQSADVFILPSLVEGLSLSLLEAMACGTACLATDVGADGEVLERGAGIVLSPQRTISQLQTLLPLFQDQPEMAGILGQKARQRVLERYTLKGNITQLEALYQDLWRPLGSYPHVQIPGFCA, from the coding sequence ATGCACATCGCTTGGCTTGGCAAAAAATCCCCCTTCTGCGGCAATGTCACCTATGGCCGGGAAGTGACCAATGCACTCCTCGATCGCGGTCACCGCGTTAGCTTCCTCCACTTTGCCCACGGGGAAGACCCGACGGGGGAGTTGGGAGCCAGGGAGACGAATCCGAATCTAGCCCTAGAACCGTCCCTGACCTGCGAGGGGGGTACCTGTGGCGAAGTCTCCATCCCCTGCCTTTATAAATCCCAAATTTATACCATTCCCTCCCCCCGATCGAGTCGGGTGCTAACGGAAGCCCTCCATCGCCTCAACCCCGATGTGGTCCATGCCTCCCTCACCCTGTCCCCCTTGGATTTCCGCCTGCCGGATATTTGTGAAGAACTGGGTCTGCCCCTGGTGGCCACGTTTCACCCCCCCTTTGATCATAAACTGCGCAACCTGACCTCCGGAACCCAACACCTGACCTATCAGCTCTATGCGCCAGCCCTGGCCCGCTACGATCGGGTCATTGTTTTTTCAGAGATTCAGCGGGATCTGTTGATTCGGTTGGGCATGGGCAGCGATCGCCTCCAGGTGATCCCCAATGGCGTGGATGTGAGCCGCTATTGTCCGGGACCGGCCACCTTAAAAGAGGATCTGGGGGTCGATCGGTTGTTTGTCTACCAGGGCCGCATTGCCCCAGAAAAAAATGTGGAATCCCTGCTCAAAGCCTGGAAAAGCCTCAATTTCCCCCCATCCTGCCGGTTGCTGATTGTGGGGGATGGACCCCTGAAGGCATCCCTGGAATTGTTCTATGGATCCGAAGATCAGGGGATTACCTGGTGGGGCTTTGAGGCCAGCGATCGACGGCGCATTGAAATTCTCCAAAGCGCGGATGTGTTTATTTTGCCGTCTTTGGTGGAGGGGCTGTCTCTGTCGTTATTAGAGGCCATGGCCTGTGGCACTGCCTGTTTAGCCACGGATGTGGGGGCCGATGGGGAGGTGTTGGAACGGGGAGCGGGCATTGTCCTCAGCCCGCAGCGGACTATTTCCCAGTTACAAACCCTGTTGCCTTTGTTCCAGGATCAGCCAGAGATGGCGGGCATTCTGGGGCAAAAAGCACGGCAACGGGTCTTGGAACGCTATACGCTCAAGGGCAATATTACCCAGCTAGAGGCGTTATACCAGGATCTCTGGCGACCCTTAGGTTCCTACCCCCATGTCCAGATTCCCGGTTTCTGTGCCTAG